AGCCAACCCAACCCCAGCTAAGGGCAGGGCGTCCAGAAAGTGCTGTCCACATAGAGTAGGAGTGtagccctccacctcctctgggaGAGAGCTGTTGCTGCCTGGCCTGTGGTATGTGGGTTACACCTGTTCTCAGACCAGTCTAAATGAGAGGCTTCAGGTGTACTGGACTGTTCCGCCCAGACTGCATTCCTGAATATCACCTCTCACAGACACAGCCGCTAGTCTATAGCGTGACACAAATGctaggtatgcacacacacaggcgcacacgcatcatgcatgcaggcaggcaggcgtgtgcgcacaagcacacacacacttacgcacgccaATTCCAGCAGCACACACAGGGAAATTGAATCAATGTCCGCATTTTGATCTAAAAagcatgtgtattatgtacacAGCATGTAACTGTTACACTGTTGTGAAGATTATTTGGATGGGGATTAATTAGCCATGTATTCCTTAGTTACACCACCCATAAAACAGATTTATATGCCATATGCCAGGTAGTATTCTGTATGTATAAAAAAGAAGACTGGATTAAGGGTCTCACTTGAAGTAGTATCCCGCTGGCTGCATCTCAGCTGCCGGCTCATTGGCTACTGACCACATGACCACAGAGGGGTGGTTCTTGTCTCTACGCACCAGCTCGTCCATGACAACCAGGTGATGTGTCAGGGACTTGTTGTCAAAACTACGTCTGAGAAGGAGGACATGGAACACAAAAGGCAAAAATAAACAAGGAGTGTGTTAATTCCCACAGCATAGCAGCAAGAGAATCATTTGACAATGAATATTATATCAGTGAATAAGGATGAATGTGTCAGAAGCTGGGGGCATTAACTAAAAAAAATGTTGGTTACTATCAATCATTGTTGTCAATCAAAGAAAGGTAGCTTAAAGATTGAATGTACCTAATTAAAGGATACAAGGATATGATATTGTCATGCACAAAAGTCACATAGGGTGAGGTAATCCATGTAGTGACATTGGTGGCTGTCAGCCAATACTTTGCAAGGGAAGGCTTTAAAGTGCACACAGTGCGGTTGAGTGATGGgaggtctgatgaagggcatgggTGTAAGATGGTGGGTGGGTAGGGAGTGCGTAACTGCATTAAGTGCAgttgtggtggggtggggagaggacaTGGGCTGGAGACAGAAAAAAACTAGCAGTGATCAAGTAGCATGAACAAGGAAGACCAGCGCTAAGGTGCGGTAATGGGGGTGTGGTTGAGGCTAATAGTTTGTTAGTTAAAAGATCTTGAATGCATAGAATATCAGTGTTATGACGAAGGGCAAGGTGTGTATTGTTCACTCACAGCTATAACCATGCTAATAATTAGGAGAAACAAGAGATGCACGTCTGAAGTACATAAAATATGGTGATAATGAAGATCAAGGTGCATGTACCACATGTCTGCAGTAAATAAAATATCATGGAGATGATTAAGATAAACATGTTAAGATATTACTGAGTTGCAGAAACAACAGGTGACGTCCATGTCTGAagtaaataaatgtaataaatgaATAATTCATTTTTTTACTTCATGCCTGTTAactaaagttgtgataggccaccgctcatctgtttagaaggtgcagacTTCATGTCTATTAAAATTTTACTGAGTTACAGAAACAACAGGCGACACACATATCTGAAGTAAATAAAATATCATGGTCATTATGAAAATAAAATATGTAGAGATATTATTGAGTTACAGAAACAGCAGGTGACGTACATGTCCCTGATGCCCACTCCAGGGCACTCGTCGATGACCACGATGCCGTGGCGATCGCACATCTGCAGGATCTCCTCTGCGTAGGGGTAGTGGCTGGTGCGGAAGGAGTTGGCCCCCAGCCACTTGAGCAGGTTAAAGTCCTTCACGATCAGCGGCCAATCCAGGCCCTTGCCTCGGATCTGCAGATCGGAAGTAAACACAGATCACTGCCAATGTTTGTGAACCACAAAAGGGAAACAGGGTCACCTACTATTAGTGAGAACTTTCCCATTGCTGGGTTCAGGGCTCTAaagtaacaccagccaaccggacaaatgctggtgtaacctcagtttggctggtagaaaagaccaatttactggCCAGcttgatccattagtgagtgtttgtttggctagtaagattaacatctgctAGCCATTGTAGAtggtgaaaaaggttaatttagggccctggctGGGTTCCAATAATGATTCAAACTTTCCAAGCAACCGGCATTCTGTTCTCAAAGAGGATAAATATAACActatctattggtaagaaataaAACATTGATACCATTTTAGGTGACAGACAAGTCGTAGTGACAACAAAGCTGTGCTACACTATCGTTGCAGCCCATCTCCATGAGGGATGAACTAACTGTGTCTGTTGTAATTATTAAAAAGGTGCTATGATTGTGGTCAGAACTGTCAATGCATCCCAAATTAAAACACTCTATAAAGGGTAGCTCCCTCTGGAGGTGAATGGAAAAGCAAAATGGAAAAAACAAGCAGAATTGGCGGGCTACAAATTAACTTCTACATGTACAGTTGTTTTCAGTAAAATACATGTTTTAATGTTGCATGCAGTAGCATTTCCTCAATATTTGGTGACATCTCAGTGTAATTGTATGATTGATTCCTTGGTGCACCATTTGTAACATATAAAAGCACCACCATTCATTTGATAAAGTGAGTGCGGCTTTGCTGCTCCCTGCTGGTGGCCATTGCTTACATCAGAGTCCTCGTGCTTGTTGACTCCATGGAAGTAGAATGGCTTGTTGTTGATGAGGAACTGGGAGGTGGTGACTTGCACTGTGCGGATGCCAACCGGCAGGGTGTACACGTCCTCTGTAAGGCCATTATAATTGGTCTGTGCAGACACCTGTACCTGAAAAACAGGAACAACTTTTCAATTCATGTGAAGACACCTAAAGGCACAATGCACAATGCAGAGTACAGAAGCTGAGCACTCCCAGTCAGCAGCCAGTATAAGACACTTTTTGGATTTCTCTTCAGTACTTCAGCACTTTTGCAGCTGTTTTAACGCCACAGAGTAAAGTGTGCTTTGTTGACTGTAATAGCACAAGTATTTGAAAAGTTCATGTGAGTTACAATGGTTCTCTGCAAGAAAGGGTACTGCAGTGATTAGAAGATTGGatctagattagattagattagattagataaaattGTATTGTCTGTtagacatgaaacagaaaattgtctttggagTGGCTCCAGTCATTCTCAGACATTACACAAaccttgacaaaacaggacaaaacAAGACAAGATAATACATGTAtactgaaagtgaaagaaagcccattgggaaactccaactcccattgtcattgtgacacagcactccacagcacacaagtgaacactgcacactgcacacaacggaattgcatttatgcctcacccgtgcaagggggcagccctcagtggcgccccatggggagcagtgcggtgggacggtaccatgctcagggtacctcagtcatggaggaggatgggggagagcactggttgattactccccccaccaacctggcgggtcgggagtcgaaccgacaacctctgggatgcaagtctgacgccctaaccgctcacccatgactgaggcTGGATAGCTGGTCATTGTTCATATTTTGTTGAGTAGGactacagctgaggggatgaaggatttcttatATCTGTTTTTGTGCGCTAGTGGAACATTGAAGACCGATGGCAGCAGTTGGAAGaagtgatggagggggtgagatCCTCTATGATCAGGTCCGAtttcctgatcactgcaccaCTGTACAGCTCAGGGAGGGTTGAAGTGAGCCAGTAATTTTCATAGCCTGGTTCACTATGCGTGAAAGTGTGTTCTTTTTTCTAAGGCCAATTAAGTTGTACCAGGAGGATATATTGAAGGTAAGAATTGATTATATGAGAGAGCGGTAGACTAgggtcagaatgtccttgctgacatGAAATGTCCTGTGTTTTCAGAGTACTGTAGGTTAAGGCGTTGCTGTGCTTTTTAAAATATTGAGTCCATGTgcagtgagaaagacagggaggtgtcCATTTCGGTGCCCAGGTACCTAAAAACATCCACTTGTTCCACTGTCTGCCCTTGGATGGAGAGTGGCTGGAACAGAATTGAtatcttctctctatctccacaACATAGCTCCTTTGTCTTTGAGACATTCAGCTCTAAGGGAAGTTCTAAAACTTACCCCAACAACCACAACATTTCTGCTTATTTGCCAACATCCTTTCCTGCTATGCCCAAAGTTGCAGGTTCAGGCTGTATTGTGCTTGTCTGCACTACAGAGGTTACACAAagaaaaatgcacacatacagtacaaactgaGCCAGGACAGACTTGTAAACGGTCGGTCTGTGATTGAGAACATGTAGAGCAGAAGTAACTTCTTCCAACTCAAATGACAGTGCTAAAGATGTTACAATCTATGTACAGCTCCTggccacattattagaatatcatgaaaatgtatttttacatattttggccttccagctgaaaaaaaacatcaattgaggaattcacattattagaatattgtaataacatCACCATTTTCTtcgagaaaaaaataaagcaagtCGGGTCACGtcatatcagttgaaatttggtgcattctaactcaccaggaataaaaccccattcattttcaatggggttttatttctggtgagttagaatgtccataccaccaaagcaccaaattTGTCATGGAAAttttcgggtatattgaagataTTGAAgtgtgtgggtcaccagatcaacaaacaaaaacagctgacagcaaagcatcaaggatatctgggcttccataactcccatgcaatgcttctgccattgacttcaatgtgaaACGCAACATGacagtgattaagacaaagagAGTCCAAACTGAGTAtttaacattgacatgttatgtagaaagtacctcAGACAACTCAGCAATTATTTACATCCacgacccccacacacacacacacacacacacaccttatatgaGTAAAGAACAAATAGCCGAGATCTCCATTCAAAGGGGGATGGCCATAGCTATTGAACTTTGTTTACCTCCATAGAGTACAGGTATCCGGGGTTGTCATGCATCAGGTAGGGCCACCAGAGGTTGACATTTGGCACCTTGAGGACACCACTGGCTCCTGTGGAGGTGGTCACGCATTTTCCATCTTTGTCCGTGAGCGAGACCTTCACAGTGGCGCTGTCACTCCCCACCACAGACACCTGATAACTAACAACCCCTAGCACACACAACAAATGCAGAAACAAAAACATGTGAACTCCTTGCAAGGTCTTTTTCTTAGATGGCCTTGTTGTTGTAGAAATCCTCATGCTATGTCTTGATATGACGcacttcattgcaaaatggtgtatatccattttggaacattttgggaaattgacatttttgcattggacattgcattgcaaaatttattttatataattgtatattctcaaaatatttgtatgaagagaattcacacatagctgataggacatctgaacagtcatttcaaataataaaatgaaaaagtcAAAAAATGACACTCATATAATTTTTTTGCAGCAAAACTCTtcatatactgtctatgtccatactgtcttaagtccatgtataagtactgtctatgtctacactgtctatgtccttaccttaactagtctatgtctgtatgggaaagcaagaaatgcaatttcaaattctttgtatgaccagtgcatgtaaagaaattgacaataaaacctacttgacttgacttgacatatctATATTTCTAATGATTTTACAGACACAGATGAGGTGACCCTTGGTAATGTTGCACCTGTGCTGTCTGAAAAGGTGGTCTGCACCAAGATATCATCGATGTAGGCGGAGGGCGTGGTGTAGAGAAGGACGGGCCGATGGATGCCGGCATAGTTGAAGAAGTCAAAGTTGGTGTTCTGCACAAAATAGCCTGCTGGATACCTGTGCATGAGACAAATACATTAGCAAAGACCCCAACATGCACGTGCATCACCACCACATAATCCAAATGCTCCAATAGCAAGACTCAATTCAACCACTCATCATAAACACATGAATAAAAGGCATATCATTAACATATATTAATTCAGAAATAGTTATATCAGAGAGTAAATCTAATGCTGAGGGACTCATAGACATCATTGTTGTTATTGATGCGGTGACCTGATGCGGTAGCTACCTTGTGGGGTCACTAGAGCTCAGCTGCTGGATGGTCCCAAATGGCAGGGTGTGTGGAAATATTTTAGTAGTAGTATACTGTTGTTGTCGTGATTAGCTATAGTACCTTGAGGGGTTGTTCATGTGCTGGATGGTGTCTGGTGGGGCCGTGtgtatttagtgtatattggtagCAATATTACTACATTATTGTTGCTGTTGAGTTGATCAGCTACAGTACCTTGTGGGATCGTTCATGTGCTGGATAGTGCCTGGGGGCAGGGTGTGGAGGTCTAGTGTGTTGTTGACCGCGATGGTGATGCGACACGGTGCTCCGGGAGTCTTCCTGGCGACGGCACCAATGTCGGCCTCGAAAGGGAGGTGGCCACCCTCGTGTTCGGTCACTTTGACCCCATTCACCCACTAGCAAATTCCACAGGAAATCAAAACACAGGAGCGGGAGTGCAAGTACAGTCAGCAATACAAGtggtgataaacctggctaagttgacctacaggaagtggtaaacctgccaaTATAGCTCATAGGCTATACATTCACTTCTTCATCACTAACAATTTGGTTAGTAGATGTTAATCATACTAGCCATCAAgtattggcaaaggacgcgctcaacttcttggaaaaacgaaagtctttgggtgcgagataaaaagcgtcaacttaaggaagaaaaatccgcactcacaaactgcgtctcattatttatttatattaccatgtggtaatataaataaataatgagacgcagtttgtgagtgcggatttttcttccttaagttaatcatactagccaaacacacactcacaaccacttAAAATGGCAAGTTAGTTTtcctttctaccagccaaactgaactcCCCCGCCCAGGGCTTTTAATAACAATCTGTGGTGTCTGAGTCATGGCAAGACAAGAGTCATAACAATATCATATCAGTAGCGAACACTTGTGCTGCTGACACAACACTATCAAAAAAGATGACATTGAGGTAGTGCTGTGTGAACAGTTCTTATATTGCCATGTTTACAACCACAGAATCATAGCAATAGTCATAACAATAACAAGAGTATCCCAACAGTTGTGCTGACAGAACATCTATGCAAAAGCAGCTGACATTGAGAGGGTGGCATTGGGAGTGAGTAGCCTTTACACTGCCATACTTACGACCACAGAATAATAGCCATAACCATAGTTATGCAATAGGCATAACATTATCACATCAGTAGTCCAACAACACTTGTGCTGACAGAACAGATGCAAAAGAAAGTGGGAAGCTTTTATACCGCTATACTTACGACCACAGAATAATAGTGCGCACTCCCCACTCTCAGCACTATCCTCCGGCCCACATCCTGTAGCCAGCTGCCTGGTACCCACACCTCCCTCTCGTACCACACCCAGCCTATGAAGTCCCTCAGCTTTGCGTCTTGAGTTATATCGTTATAGCTGGCTGGCACAGGCATATCGATCACTGGACCTGTCtgaatagcagagagagagagagagagagagagagagagagagagagagagagagaagtggtatAAATGGACTATAAAAACCGTTCATGTTTGGGTTAGAGACTTGTATTTCCACCGTCAGGGCGATGCCGACATACAAAGATCAATACGCAAATGCAGGAAAACAAATCAAAGGTGAATGAAAAATCACATGCAAACAGATCTGAGCCACCACACCACTTCAGCAGTGCAAAATGTGTAAAGGTGAAAACAGCTGGACGTAATCCAAATGTCGTTATGACCAATATACATAATCAAGTGCATTGACAATAACAGTGTATATTTAGAGGGCACTTTCCCTTTTAGTAGGATATCTAGAATCAAGAGCCATTCTATTTCATATTGCACAGACAGTTTATCAAGATTCCTGCGACCTAACTCATTTGGAATGGTCATGTAAATTGCACGCACGCTGCAGGCTAAATTTGCTCACACGTAGCCAAGTTTCAAACTGCAAAGTAACTTGACTCAAGAGAAAGTCCAATATGATTATTAGAAGGTAAATGTAAGGGGAAGGTCGAATTCGAACTAAAGTCAATATGATACATTGTTGCTGCCGAACGTTCTGTGTCATGCACTTTGAACTTCTGCAACAGATCCATCCGCAAACATAATGAATGAAATGAACCAAACAAACTTCATGGCCCTACAGTTAGAACTATGGTGTTTTATGTTGCATTGTCATTATTGCACCAAGTCGGCTACAGGTCAACTCAGGTCAATATGTCACACAAGATTGTTACCTCTGCCAGCGGACTTAAAAACCATGCTTTCTGAAATCCTAGATTCCTGTCCTTGGAGAAATCCGCCCTGAAAGTCCATAGCCCATTCAGTTCTTTGATTTCACGACTTGGAGATTCACGTGGAAAGAGCATTCCATTTCCCAGAGAACAACCAACATTCCACAAACTGGACAAACAGATGCACAAAAGCCAGAAAGGCTTCATGTCTGCAACTCGTCTGGTATAGGTGCCCAGAGCTGTCCCTTTCCAACCCTTGAAGATCTTGAAGAAGGCTGCTAAACTTTTCCGATCATTTCCGCATGTGCTGTCATCACATGATTTTTGTGGTCATATGATCGAGTGATGTCACGAACCAAAATACGTTTGAAAAcgaggaaaggagggaaaaatCACTGACTTATAT
This window of the Engraulis encrasicolus isolate BLACKSEA-1 chromosome 7, IST_EnEncr_1.0, whole genome shotgun sequence genome carries:
- the gusb gene encoding beta-glucuronidase, with amino-acid sequence MKPFWLLCICLSSLWNVGCSLGNGMLFPRESPSREIKELNGLWTFRADFSKDRNLGFQKAWFLSPLAETGPVIDMPVPASYNDITQDAKLRDFIGWVWYEREVWVPGSWLQDVGRRIVLRVGSAHYYSVVWVNGVKVTEHEGGHLPFEADIGAVARKTPGAPCRITIAVNNTLDLHTLPPGTIQHMNDPTRYPAGYFVQNTNFDFFNYAGIHRPVLLYTTPSAYIDDILVQTTFSDSTGVVSYQVSVVGSDSATVKVSLTDKDGKCVTTSTGASGVLKVPNVNLWWPYLMHDNPGYLYSMEVQVSAQTNYNGLTEDVYTLPVGIRTVQVTTSQFLINNKPFYFHGVNKHEDSDIRGKGLDWPLIVKDFNLLKWLGANSFRTSHYPYAEEILQMCDRHGIVVIDECPGVGIRDIRSFDNKSLTHHLVVMDELVRRDKNHPSVVMWSVANEPAAEMQPAGYYFKTLISHTKSLDPTRAVTFVSNSNYNLDKGAPYVDVVCVNSYFSWYHDPGHLEVIPLQLNTQFENWYGKYKKPIIQSEYGADAVPGLHNDPPMMFTEEYQKTVLQNYHSVFDKKRKQYVIGELIWNFADFMTAQTITRVVGNKKGVFTRQRQPKSAAYLLRERYWGIANETGVLPLWAKYPCS